The Lycium barbarum isolate Lr01 chromosome 10, ASM1917538v2, whole genome shotgun sequence genome includes a region encoding these proteins:
- the LOC132615033 gene encoding uncharacterized protein LOC132615033, producing the protein MALECFTWTTELLGSLLHTTCRVDDGETFERLPDCLIIDILSRLPPHSLLRCRWVCNCRHWRALVSLQDYFTTLHDDLCRASRPMLLIHDHFAKYGQDLYVFGENKKKKKAAFKKLHLRPELMINKHWEHLLSLIYYCQGVLLFASSKLESTYYVFNPITEEEVTLQHTLHPSYLCALYFCPYTRQFRILYVQVRDSCCQYFICIFRTRMWRKIRLSSSFNFLPSRVNPAVVNGALHWVILHDLERKNTPPCENGIMVFRMDKEEFSAMPHPGSTVCNPKQAYRTMTLFLKDDRLAFCNLLFPEYAIDIWILEDYETRAWIRYKVNLSDRRIFPFNLCFMEIPSPIGDKSGRIKLLSVQEGELMLDMWNEGLILYNLYHRTMKRIELPRQEMKLYTCSPHMKIFLVIA; encoded by the coding sequence ATGGCACTTGAATGCTTCACGTGGACTACAGAACTATTGGGTTCACTACTTCATACAACATGTAGAGTTGATGATGGTGAAACTTTTGAACGTTTGCCCGATTGTCTCATCATCGATATTCTGAGTAGGCTTCCTCCACATTCTCTTCTTAGATGTCGATGGGTTTGTAATTGTAGGCATTGGAGAGCTTTGGTCTCATTACAGGACTATTTTACCACCTTACATGATGATCTCTGTAGAGCTAGTAGACCCATGCTTCTCATACATGATCATTTTGCCAAGTACGGACAGGATCTTTATGTTTTTGGtgaaaacaagaagaagaagaaggccgCCTTCAAGAAACTTCATCTCAGACCTGAGCTGATGATTAATAAGCACTGGGAACACCTGCTTTCTCTTATATACTATTGTCAAGGAGTTCTTCTGTTTGCTTCCTCAAAGTTGGAGTCAACTTATTATGTTTTCAACCCGATAACAGAAGAGGAAGTAACTTTACAACATACACTTCACCCCAGCTACTTGTGTGCTCTGTACTTTTGTCCTTACACAAGACAATTCAGAATTCTTTACGTGCAAGTACGAGACAGTTGTTGTCAGTATTTCATATGTATTTTCCGGACACGGATGTGGAGGAAAATCCGTTTATCCTCCTCTTTCAACTTTTTGCCATCCCGTGTCAATCCGGCAGTTGTTAATGGAGCATTGCATTGGGTCATACTGCACGATTTAGAAAGAAAAAATACTCCTCCTTGTGAAAACGGAATCATGGTTTTTAGAATGGATAAGGAAGAATTCTCTGCTATGCCTCATCCTGGAAGTACTGTGTGCAACCCAAAGCAAGCGTATCGAACTATGACTCTTTTTCTGAAGGATGATCGTTTGGCTTTCTGTAACTTGCTTTTCCCTGAGTATGCTATCGATATATGGATTTTGGAGGACTATGAGACGCGGGCGTGGATCAGGTACAAGGTTAATCTCTCTGATAGGAGAATTTTCCCTTTTAATTTGTGTTTCATGGAAATTCCATCGCCAATTGGCGACAAATCTGGGCGGATAAAGCTGTTGAGCGTCCAAGAAGGTGAACTTATGCTTGACATGTGGAATGAAGGGTtaattctttataatttatatcaTAGAACTATGAAGAGAATTGAATTGCCGCGACAGGAAATGAAGTTATATACTTGTAGTCCTCATATGAAGATTTTCCTGGTAATAGCCTAA